One genomic segment of Macaca fascicularis isolate 582-1 chromosome 19, T2T-MFA8v1.1 includes these proteins:
- the PGPEP1 gene encoding pyroglutamyl-peptidase 1 isoform X2, producing the protein MATTVTLEKCGHNKGYKGLDNCRFCPGSQCCVEDGPESIDSIIDMDAVCKRVTTLGLDVSVTISQDAGSRCCRFCSWDSWICPLLPTITVPTAAPSIFHLDSAPGSTSVFLPAASTATQSVSFYVNFLELL; encoded by the exons ATGGCGACCACAGTCACACTGGAGAAATGTGGACACAACAAGGGCTACAAGGGGCTGGACAACTGCCGCTTCTGCCCCGGCTCCCAGTGCTGCGTGGAGGATGGGCCTGAAAGCATTGACTCCATCATCGACATGGACGCTGTGTGCAAGCGAGTCACCACGTTGGGCCTGGATGTGTCGGTGACCATCTCACAGGATGCTGGCAG CAGGTGCTGTCGATTCTGCTCCTGGGACTCATGGATCTGCCCACTTCTCCCCACCATCACGGTCCCCACCGCGGCCCCCAGCATCTTCCACCTGGACAGTGCCCCAGGCTCCACCTCAGTCTtcctccctgctgcctccaccGCAACCCAATCAGTCAGTTTCTATGTTAATTTCCtggagctgctgtaa
- the PGPEP1 gene encoding pyroglutamyl-peptidase 1 isoform X4: MATTVTLEKCGHNKGYKGLDNCRFCPGSQCCVEDGPESIDSIIDMDAVCKRVTTLGLDVSVTISQDAGRVTVDQPSSTCPLWGSHTTQTSWAGH, encoded by the exons ATGGCGACCACAGTCACACTGGAGAAATGTGGACACAACAAGGGCTACAAGGGGCTGGACAACTGCCGCTTCTGCCCCGGCTCCCAGTGCTGCGTGGAGGATGGGCCTGAAAGCATTGACTCCATCATCGACATGGACGCTGTGTGCAAGCGAGTCACCACGTTGGGCCTGGATGTGTCGGTGACCATCTCACAGGATGCTGGCAG AGTCACGGTCGATCAGCCTTCGTCCACGTGCCCCCTCTGGGGAAGCCATACAACGCAGACCAGCTGGGCAGGGCACTGA
- the PGPEP1 gene encoding pyroglutamyl-peptidase 1 isoform X3, whose product MATTVTLEKCGHNKGYKGLDNCRFCPGSQCCVEDGPESIDSIIDMDAVCKRVTTLGLDVSVTISQDAGRCCRFCSWDSWICPLLPTITVPTAAPSIFHLDSAPGSTSVFLPAASTATQSVSFYVNFLELL is encoded by the exons ATGGCGACCACAGTCACACTGGAGAAATGTGGACACAACAAGGGCTACAAGGGGCTGGACAACTGCCGCTTCTGCCCCGGCTCCCAGTGCTGCGTGGAGGATGGGCCTGAAAGCATTGACTCCATCATCGACATGGACGCTGTGTGCAAGCGAGTCACCACGTTGGGCCTGGATGTGTCGGTGACCATCTCACAGGATGCTGGCAG GTGCTGTCGATTCTGCTCCTGGGACTCATGGATCTGCCCACTTCTCCCCACCATCACGGTCCCCACCGCGGCCCCCAGCATCTTCCACCTGGACAGTGCCCCAGGCTCCACCTCAGTCTtcctccctgctgcctccaccGCAACCCAATCAGTCAGTTTCTATGTTAATTTCCtggagctgctgtaa
- the PGPEP1 gene encoding pyroglutamyl-peptidase 1 isoform X1: MATTVTLEKCGHNKGYKGLDNCRFCPGSQCCVEDGPESIDSIIDMDAVCKRVTTLGLDVSVTISQDAGRYLCDFTYYTSLYQSHGRSAFVHVPPLGKPYNADQLGRALRAIIEEMLDLLEQSEGKINYCHKH, translated from the exons ATGGCGACCACAGTCACACTGGAGAAATGTGGACACAACAAGGGCTACAAGGGGCTGGACAACTGCCGCTTCTGCCCCGGCTCCCAGTGCTGCGTGGAGGATGGGCCTGAAAGCATTGACTCCATCATCGACATGGACGCTGTGTGCAAGCGAGTCACCACGTTGGGCCTGGATGTGTCGGTGACCATCTCACAGGATGCTGGCAG ATATCTCTGCGACTTTACGTACTACACCTCTCTGTACCAGAGTCACGGTCGATCAGCCTTCGTCCACGTGCCCCCTCTGGGGAAGCCATACAACGCAGACCAGCTGGGCAGGGCACTGAGAGCCATCATTGAGGAGATGCTGGACCTCCTGGAGCAGTCAGAGGGCAAAATCAACTATTGCCACAAACACTGA
- the GDF15 gene encoding growth/differentiation factor 15 — translation MPGQELKTLNGSQMLLVLLVLLWPPHGGAVSLAEASRASFPGPSDLHSEDSRFRELRKRYEDLLTRLRANQSWEDSNTDLIQAPEVRILTPEVRLGSGGHLHLRISRAVLPEGLPEACRIHRALFRLSPTASRSWDVTRPLRRQLRLARPQAPALHLRLSPPPSQSDQLLVKSSSSRPQLELHLRPRAARGRRRARARNGDRCPLGPGRCCRLHTVHASLEDLGWADWVLSPREVQVTMCIGACPSQFREANMHAQIKMNLHRLKPDTVPAPCCVPASYNPMVLIQKTDTGVSLQTYDDLLAKDCHCV, via the exons ATGCCGGGGCAAGAACTCAAGACACTGAATGGCTCTCAGATGCTCTTGGTGTTGCTTGTGCTCTTATGGCCGCCGCATGGGGGCGCCGTGTCTCTGGCCGAGGCGAGCCGCGCAAGTTTCCCGGGACCCTCAGACTTGCACTCCGAAGACTCCAGATTCCGAGAGTTGCGGAAACGCTACGAGGACCTGCTGACCAGGCTGCGGGCCAACCAGAGCTGGGAAGATTCAAACACCGACCTCATCCAGGCCCCTGAGGTCCGGATACTCACACCAGAAG TGCGGCTGGGATCTGGCGGCCACCTGCACCTGCGTATCTCCCGGGCCGTCCTGCCCGAGGGGCTCCCCGAGGCCTGCCGCATTCACCGGGCTCTGTTCCGGCTGTCCCCGACGGCGTCAAGGTCGTGGGACGTGACACGACCGCTGCGGCGTCAGCTCAGGCTTGCAAGACCCCAGGCGCCCGCGCTGCACCTGCGACTGTCGCCGCCGCCGTCGCAGTCGGACCAACTGCTGGTAAAGTCTTCGTCCTCACGGCCCCAGCTGGAGTTGCACTTGCGGCCGCGAGCCGCCAGGGGGCGCCGCAGAGCGCGTGCGCGCAACGGGGACCGCTGTCCGCTCGGGCCCGGGCGCTGCTGCCGTCTGCACACTGTCCACGCGTCGCTGGAAGACCTGGGCTGGGCCGATTGGGTGCTGTCGCCACGGGAGGTGCAAGTGACCATGTGCATCGGCGCGTGCCCGAGCCAGTTCCGGGAGGCCAACATGCACGCGCAGATCAAGATGAACCTGCACCGCCTGAAGCCCGACACGGTGCCAGCGCCCTGCTGCGTGCCCGCCAGCTACAATCCCATGGTGCTCATTCAAAAGACCGACACCGGGGTGTCACTCCAGACCTATGACGACTTGTTAGCCAAAGACTGCCACTGCGTGTGA